The following coding sequences are from one Salvia hispanica cultivar TCC Black 2014 chromosome 3, UniMelb_Shisp_WGS_1.0, whole genome shotgun sequence window:
- the LOC125212684 gene encoding zinc finger protein ZAT5-like has translation MNTDLSEEFSASNDHAVFKRKRTKRHRPSAVDSNSSPSTTEIASTNTEEDEDLANCLILLARGRLRPQSTRRKFAEDAYECKTCSRTFASFQALGGHRTSHRKPNSAAELLDRKIRSPPPPEEAKLGKFDTIVDTPPPPIKLQMSKIHECSICGSEFASGQALGGHMRRHRSPPPSAAARSGDDSDSSDHDHRHRNVFSLDLNLPAPPEEFSKPRLIFAAVVDCHY, from the coding sequence ATGAACACCGATCTCTCGGAAGAATTCTCCGCCTCCAACGATCACGCCGTCTTCAAACGAAAGCGCACCAAGCGCCACCGCCCCTCCGCCGTCGATTCAAATTCATCTCCCTCCACCACTGAAATTGCATCAACAAACACAGAAGAAGACGAAGACCTCGCCAATTGCCTCATCCTCCTCGCCCGCGGCCGCCTCCGCCCCCAATCCACCCGCCGGAAATTCGCCGAAGACGCCTACGAGTGCAAGACCTGCAGCCGCACTTTCGCCTCCTTTCAAGCATTAGGCGGCCACCGCACCAGCCACAGAAAACCTAATTCCGCCGCGGAATTACTCGATCGCAAAATTAGgtcaccgccgccgccggaggAAGCGAAATTAGGCAAATTCGACACGATTGTTGACACTCCGCCGCCTCCAATAAAGCTTCAGATGAGTAAAATCCACGAGTGCTCGATCTGCGGATCGGAATTCGCGTCGGGGCAGGCGCTGGGCGGCCACATGAGACGACACCGTTCTCCTCCACCGTCGGCGGCGGCGAGAAGTGGCGATGATTCTGATTCGAGCGATCACGATCATCGTCATCGGAATGTGTTCTCGTTGGATCTCAACTTGCCGGCGCCGCCGGAGGAGTTCTCGAAGCCGCGGCTTATTTTCGCGGCGGTGGTGGATTGCCACTACTGA